TCATCACCCATGACGCGGACATCGCGCAGCAGCTGCCCCGGCAGATCGCCATCCGCGACGGCCGCGTGGTCGCCGACTCCGCCTCGGACCGCCGGGCGGGGGTGGCCGCATGAGCGCCGCAGAGACGACTTCTCTGCCCGCCTCCCGGCTCCTGCCGGGCGATGTGCTGCGGCTGGGCACAGCCGGTCTCCGAGCGCGGCCGGTGCGCGCGGTGCTCTCCGCCCTCGGAATCGCCATCGGAATCGCCGCGATGGTCGCTGTCGTCGGCCTCTCGGCCTCAGCCCAGGCGAAGGTCGGCCAGCAGCTCACCGCGCTCGGCACCAACCTGCTGAGCGTCCAGCCCGGCGAATCGTTCTTCGGCGAGAAGAGCAAGCTGCCACGGGAGTCGGCCGGGAAAGTGGGGATGATCCCCGGCGTGGAGGCCGTGGGTGGCGTGTCCACGCTGAGCGGGGACACCTACCGGAGCCGGCTCATCTCGCCGGGCGAAGGGGTCGGGGTCGCGCCCACGGCCGCGGACATCGGCCTGCTGAAGGTCCTCCGCGGCACCGTGCGCTCCGGCGCCTGGCTGAACGAAGCCACCGGAGCGTTCCCGGCCGTGGTCCTCGGCTCCACCGCGGCCGAGCGGCTCGGTGTCGTGACGCCCGGCGCCCAGATCTGGATGGGCGGGCGCACGTTCACGGTCGTCGGCATCCTGAACCCGCTCCCGCTCGCCCCCGAGCTGGACACCGCGGCGCTGATCGGCAAGCGAGTGGCCGCGGACGTCTTCGGATACCGCGGCAATCCAACGACGGTCTACGAGCGCTCCAGCGACGCGTCCATCTCCGCGGTTCGCTCCGTTCTCGGCCGCACAGTGAGTCCGCAGGCGCCCAACGAGATCAAAGTCTCCCGCCCCTCCGACGCCCTCCATGCCAAGAGCGCCGTCGACGCGGCGTTTACCGGGCTGCTCGTGAGCCTCGGCGCGGTCGCGCTGCTCGTCGGCGGCATCGGGGTGGCCAACACGATGATCATCTCGGTGCTGGAACGGCGGCGCGAGATCGGGCCGCGGCGGGCGCTCGGGGCGACGCACAGCCACATCCGCTCGCAGTTCCTGGCCGAGGCTCTACTGCTGTCGCTGCTGGGCGGCGTGGCGGGCACCGCGCTCGGCGCCGCGGTCATCGCCGCGATGTCGGGGGTGAACGGCACACCGTTCGTCCTGCCGGCAGAGGCTGTTGGGGTGGCGATCGGCGCGACGCTGGTGATCGGCGCTCTCGCCGGTCTGTACCCGGCGATCCGGGCGGCGCGCACGCCCCCGACCGCGGCGCTCAGCTCCTGACGCCGGCACGGGAGGAGGCCGCTTTCTCCAGAGGAACCGCTCCCCGGAGCGGGACAGACTTTTCCGTCCCGCTCCGGGAGTGGTTCGCTCCTTCCGCGGGGACCCTCTCTGCGCTCCCCGGGGCGCCGGTCACATGCTGTCGAGGATGTCCACCAGGTCTTCGTACGTCGTCAGCGGGTTGAGCACCGCGAACCGCGTGTTCGGCAGGCCGGCGTGGGAGCTCGGCGTGACGAACGCGCGCTGTCCGTCCAGCAGCCGCGCCGACCACAGGGCGTAGTCCTGCTTGGTCCAGCCCTCGCGCTCGAACACGACGATCGACAGCTGCGGGCGGCGCACGAGGCGGAAGCCGTCGCGCCGCTCGATCTCCGCCGCGATCCGCTGCGCGAGCCGGAGGGACGCGGTCACAGCCTCCCGGTACGCGGCGGCCCCGTGGCTGGCGAGCGAGAACCAGAGCGGTAGGCCACGCGCCCGCCGGGTAAGGTGCGCCGCGTAGTCGGACGGGCTCCAGGAGGAATCCTCGGTCAGCGTGTCCAGGTACTCGGCGTGCTGCGTGTGCGCGCGGCGGCCCGCCTCCGGGTCGCGGTAGATCAGCGCGCACGCGTCGAACGGCGCGAACAGCCACTTGTGCGGGTCCACGATCACCGAGTCCGCGCGCTCGACGCCGGCGAAGCGCGGCCGACCGAGCGGGGAGAGCATCCCGGCCAGCCCGTACGCGCCGTCGACATGCAGCCAGAAGCGGAACTCGTCTTTCAGGGCGGCGATCGAGGCGATGTCGTCGACGATGCCGAAGTTGGTGGAGCCGCCCGTCGCAACGACCGCGAACACGGCGTCCCCGTGCTCCTGAAGCGCCCGGCCCACCGCCTCGCCGCTGAGCACGCCGGACTCGCCGGGCGGGACCGCGACCACCTCGACATCCATCACCCGCGCCGCCGAGGCGACCGAGGAGTGCGCCTCCGCGCTGCACACGATCGCCCACCGGCCAGGCGGGTCGCCCCGCTCGCTCCGGGCGTGATCGCGGGCGGCGACCAGCGCGGAGAGGTTGCCGAGGGTGCCGCCCTGCACGAACGCCCCGCCCGCGCCCTCCGGCAGCCCGAACTCGGCCGCGAGCCAGGTGAGCACCTGGTTCTCCGCGTAGACCGCGCCCGACCCCTCCAGCCACGACCCGCCGTAGACCGCGGTGGCGGACACCACCAGATCGAAAGCCGTGGCCGCTTTGGTCGGCGCTGTCGGGATGAAGGAGAGGTACCGGGGGTGGTCGGTCGTGATGCACGCCGGCGCCAGCACATCCTCGAACAGCGCGAGCGCCCGCTCGGCCCCCATCCCCTCCTCGGAGAGGGTACGCCCGGCCCGGCGCAGCAGCTCCGACTCCGGGAGCGGTTTGTCCAGGGGGGTGTCGGTGCTCAGGATGCGGCGGCGCGAGTAGTCGAGCACCAGATCCACCAGCGCGCGCGTCTCCGGGGTGACGGCGTGCATCCGGGCGGCGTCGGTGCGGGAACCGGCGATGTGGGACATGAAGACCTCCGCACGGAATCTTCGCACAGGCATTCGGCGAGAATGGGGAATCGCCCCGCGGACGGGCCGATCACACGGACGGCCCGGGGGTGGATGGCGCAGACTGCGCGCTGAACCTCGCACCTGGTCATACGGCAGCTGAGGAGAGAAGCCGAGCCTGATGAGGGCGAGGAAGAAATTTGCTCCGATTGATTTCTGATGGAAATATACCGGAAGAACGACATGGTATCGTTCGCTAGGTGTTGTTGCCGGGTTCTGCGCTTGGTGCTTGTTGAAGAATGAGGAAGACCCGCCGAGTGAAGACTATCCTTTTCGATGAAGCGACTGCGGACCGGCTCATCCAATACCTTGCGGGACGTGGCTCAGCAGTTGCGGAGCATGGGGTGGGACCGGTGGAACGCGGTGTCTCAGGCGATGAGCGATTTCTCTGGCGGGTACGCGAAACGCTTCGAGGCGGCCTGTGCGACCGAATCCACAGA
This genomic window from Leifsonia xyli subsp. cynodontis DSM 46306 contains:
- a CDS encoding pyridoxal phosphate-dependent decarboxylase family protein, with protein sequence MSHIAGSRTDAARMHAVTPETRALVDLVLDYSRRRILSTDTPLDKPLPESELLRRAGRTLSEEGMGAERALALFEDVLAPACITTDHPRYLSFIPTAPTKAATAFDLVVSATAVYGGSWLEGSGAVYAENQVLTWLAAEFGLPEGAGGAFVQGGTLGNLSALVAARDHARSERGDPPGRWAIVCSAEAHSSVASAARVMDVEVVAVPPGESGVLSGEAVGRALQEHGDAVFAVVATGGSTNFGIVDDIASIAALKDEFRFWLHVDGAYGLAGMLSPLGRPRFAGVERADSVIVDPHKWLFAPFDACALIYRDPEAGRRAHTQHAEYLDTLTEDSSWSPSDYAAHLTRRARGLPLWFSLASHGAAAYREAVTASLRLAQRIAAEIERRDGFRLVRRPQLSIVVFEREGWTKQDYALWSARLLDGQRAFVTPSSHAGLPNTRFAVLNPLTTYEDLVDILDSM
- a CDS encoding ABC transporter permease, translating into MSAAETTSLPASRLLPGDVLRLGTAGLRARPVRAVLSALGIAIGIAAMVAVVGLSASAQAKVGQQLTALGTNLLSVQPGESFFGEKSKLPRESAGKVGMIPGVEAVGGVSTLSGDTYRSRLISPGEGVGVAPTAADIGLLKVLRGTVRSGAWLNEATGAFPAVVLGSTAAERLGVVTPGAQIWMGGRTFTVVGILNPLPLAPELDTAALIGKRVAADVFGYRGNPTTVYERSSDASISAVRSVLGRTVSPQAPNEIKVSRPSDALHAKSAVDAAFTGLLVSLGAVALLVGGIGVANTMIISVLERRREIGPRRALGATHSHIRSQFLAEALLLSLLGGVAGTALGAAVIAAMSGVNGTPFVLPAEAVGVAIGATLVIGALAGLYPAIRAARTPPTAALSS